From the Stigmatella erecta genome, one window contains:
- a CDS encoding TonB-dependent receptor plug domain-containing protein produces the protein MPSNPRNAALALAVLVNGSAGIASAQDAAPPAPPAAQAPATTPAPASVPQEPPPAPSPTQAAPGPAPTALPPSDAPVAPATPAAPAAPAATPAPRPARPAAPQPAAQEPPPEEYVEEIVVTGSRIPRKELTTAAPVTVLDKAQIEATGRTTIAEILQNLPEQSNAINTQYNNGGDGSSRVNLRGIGASRTLVLLNGRRHVAGGTGANSSVDLNAIPTVAIQRIEVLKDGGSAVYGSDAIGGVVNIITRQDYSGTELRAFTGVSGKGDGLLYDLSLTTGQSTERGNILFSAGYYTQKDVFAGDRDYSLYDRAYNFNSRRITTSGSTTTPQGAIIEDSRDTGAGNEAWERLISSGSGAYYRGADGWRDFDTSGVSDAGGDLFNYQPDNYLVTPSERAHVYANGGLRLGAQTRAFFEATYVNRQSSQQLASEPLNTVGEGVVVSADNVYNPFNRDFNDVRRRLNEFGTRGYEQDINTFRVVTGLQGKLPEGLGFLTGWGWEASFNHGRTTGVELKEGNLRLSRLQSAVGPSFIDPATGAAVCGTPDAPIDGCVPLNLFGGEGTITPEMRDYLSYRGTRRGNTQQTVLSANVGGELFRLFPSARALGLAVGYEHRREAGSNIPDPLTNSGDTTGNKVAATEGSYYINEGYAELSIPVLGGTNPETGDAFDIWEVSGAARAFNYNTFGSGATYKIGTRVSPIPDFTLRSTYSTAFRAPAVNELYLGSTDSFDDVVDPCSERAPGTEIDRRCTAAGVPADFEDARSQQRAVVGGNRDLEPETAKILTVGAVFQPRWVKDLSATVDYYLVDVEDAIQSVGTSVILNNCYTNGTYCDRIVRLPGGLIDTISNPLSNVGGNTTSGIDISLRYQPQTPYGRFGFGIDATYLAKFEQELSDGTIISGKDNYDLELVLPNWKANLGVNWAMDPISAGVNVRWLNGYKECQANACDVEEGAPTPLSRNVSSYYTVDLNAAYTWMTGVGNTTAQLGVNNVLNRAPPRLYAGFLADSDASTYDYMGRYFYARLSHEFY, from the coding sequence ATGCCATCCAACCCCCGAAACGCCGCCCTGGCCTTGGCCGTGCTCGTCAACGGCTCCGCAGGAATCGCTTCCGCGCAGGATGCCGCGCCCCCGGCGCCTCCCGCCGCGCAGGCGCCCGCCACCACTCCGGCCCCGGCCAGCGTGCCCCAGGAGCCGCCTCCGGCCCCTTCGCCCACGCAGGCCGCGCCGGGCCCCGCGCCCACGGCCCTTCCGCCTTCGGATGCCCCCGTGGCGCCGGCCACCCCGGCCGCCCCGGCGGCGCCGGCCGCCACCCCCGCGCCGCGTCCCGCGCGGCCCGCGGCCCCTCAGCCCGCCGCCCAGGAGCCGCCCCCCGAGGAGTACGTGGAGGAGATCGTCGTCACCGGCTCGCGCATCCCGCGCAAGGAGCTGACCACGGCGGCCCCCGTCACGGTGCTCGACAAGGCGCAGATCGAAGCGACGGGCCGCACCACCATCGCCGAGATTCTCCAGAACCTCCCCGAGCAGTCCAACGCCATCAACACCCAGTACAACAACGGCGGTGACGGCTCCTCGCGCGTGAACCTGCGCGGCATCGGCGCCTCGCGCACCCTGGTGCTCCTCAACGGGCGCCGCCACGTGGCGGGCGGCACCGGCGCGAACTCCTCGGTGGACCTGAACGCCATCCCCACGGTGGCCATCCAGCGCATCGAGGTACTCAAGGACGGTGGCTCGGCGGTCTACGGCTCGGACGCCATCGGCGGCGTGGTGAACATCATCACCCGGCAGGACTACTCCGGCACCGAGCTGCGCGCCTTCACCGGCGTGTCGGGCAAGGGCGACGGCCTGCTCTACGACTTGAGCCTCACGACGGGCCAGAGCACCGAGCGCGGCAACATCCTGTTCTCCGCGGGCTACTACACGCAGAAGGACGTGTTCGCCGGGGACCGCGACTACAGCCTGTATGACCGGGCGTACAACTTCAACAGTCGGCGCATCACCACCTCGGGCAGCACGACGACGCCCCAGGGCGCCATCATCGAGGACTCGCGCGACACGGGCGCGGGCAACGAGGCCTGGGAGCGGCTGATCTCCAGCGGCTCGGGCGCGTACTACCGGGGCGCGGACGGGTGGCGGGACTTCGACACCTCGGGCGTCTCGGACGCGGGCGGAGACCTGTTCAACTACCAGCCCGACAACTACCTGGTGACGCCCTCGGAGCGTGCCCACGTGTACGCCAACGGCGGCCTGCGCCTGGGGGCGCAGACGCGCGCCTTCTTCGAGGCCACGTACGTCAACCGCCAGTCGAGCCAGCAGCTCGCCTCCGAGCCGCTCAACACGGTGGGCGAGGGCGTCGTCGTCTCCGCGGACAACGTCTACAACCCGTTCAACCGCGACTTCAACGACGTGCGCCGGCGCCTGAACGAGTTCGGCACCCGCGGCTACGAGCAGGACATCAACACCTTCCGCGTCGTCACCGGCCTGCAGGGCAAGCTGCCCGAGGGGCTGGGCTTCCTGACGGGCTGGGGCTGGGAGGCCTCCTTCAACCACGGCCGCACCACGGGCGTGGAGCTCAAGGAGGGCAACCTGCGCCTGAGCCGGCTGCAGTCCGCCGTGGGCCCGAGCTTCATCGATCCCGCCACGGGCGCCGCGGTGTGCGGCACCCCGGATGCGCCCATCGACGGGTGCGTGCCGCTGAACCTGTTCGGCGGTGAGGGCACCATCACCCCGGAGATGCGCGACTACCTGAGCTACCGCGGCACCCGGCGCGGCAACACCCAGCAGACGGTGCTCTCGGCGAACGTGGGCGGCGAGCTGTTCCGCCTGTTCCCGTCGGCGCGCGCCCTGGGGCTCGCCGTGGGCTACGAGCACCGCCGCGAGGCCGGCTCCAACATCCCGGATCCGCTGACCAACTCGGGCGACACCACGGGCAACAAGGTCGCCGCCACCGAGGGCAGCTACTACATCAACGAGGGCTACGCGGAGCTGTCGATTCCCGTGCTCGGCGGGACGAACCCCGAGACGGGCGACGCCTTCGACATCTGGGAAGTGTCCGGCGCGGCGCGGGCCTTCAACTACAACACGTTCGGCTCGGGGGCGACCTACAAGATCGGCACCCGCGTGAGCCCCATCCCGGACTTCACCCTGCGCTCCACGTACTCCACGGCCTTCCGCGCGCCGGCGGTGAACGAGCTCTACCTGGGCAGCACCGACAGCTTCGATGACGTGGTGGACCCTTGCTCGGAGCGTGCGCCGGGCACGGAGATCGACCGGCGCTGCACTGCGGCCGGTGTGCCGGCGGACTTCGAGGATGCCCGCTCGCAGCAGCGCGCCGTCGTGGGCGGCAACCGGGACCTGGAGCCCGAGACGGCGAAGATCCTCACGGTGGGCGCGGTGTTCCAGCCCCGCTGGGTGAAGGACCTGTCGGCCACGGTGGACTACTACCTGGTCGATGTGGAGGACGCGATCCAGTCGGTGGGCACCAGCGTCATCCTGAACAACTGCTACACGAACGGCACGTACTGCGACCGCATCGTCCGTCTGCCGGGCGGCCTCATCGACACCATCTCGAACCCCCTGTCCAACGTGGGTGGCAACACCACCTCCGGCATCGACATCTCGCTGCGCTACCAGCCGCAGACGCCGTACGGCCGCTTCGGCTTCGGCATCGACGCGACGTACCTGGCGAAGTTCGAGCAGGAGCTGTCGGACGGCACCATCATCAGCGGCAAGGACAACTACGACCTGGAGCTGGTGCTGCCCAACTGGAAGGCCAACCTCGGCGTGAACTGGGCGATGGACCCCATCTCCGCGGGCGTCAACGTGCGCTGGCTCAACGGCTACAAGGAGTGCCAGGCCAACGCCTGCGACGTGGAGGAGGGCGCCCCCACGCCGCTGTCGCGCAACGTGTCCTCCTACTACACGGTGGACCTCAACGCCGCGTACACGTGGATGACGGGCGTGGGTAACACCACCGCGCAGCTCGGCGTGAACAACGTCCTCAACCGCGCCCCGCCCCGCCTGTACGCCGGCTTCCTCGCGGACTCGGACGCCTCCACGTACGACTACATGGGCCGCTACTTCTACGCCCGCCTGTCGCACGAGTTCTACTGA
- a CDS encoding M18 family aminopeptidase, producing the protein MSSTDAGATAQDLLSYIDASPTPYHAVRETARRLSQQGYRALDEGEPWALQPGDRVFITRGGTSIAAFHLGTQPVDRAGFRLVGSHTDSPNLRLKPNAAVARNGYHQLGVEVYGGVLLSTWMDRDLSLAGRVLLHAGGKPQPHLVDFRRPLLRVPNLAIHLNRTVNSEGLKLNAQEHLVPVLGLERHGPVELRALLVAELARASVRAEVGDILGYDLCLYDTQPSTRSGAQGEFVHAPRLDNLASCYSGLSALLAMNGAAEATCGIVLYDHEEVGSRSAQGADGSFLRDCLQRLVLGLGDGRPDAIHRAIHHSYLVSSDMAHAVHPNYASMHEPKHQPLMGGGPVIKSNVNQSYATDGESWAQFAALCRDAGVASQHFVTRTDLGCGSTIGPITASVLGMRTVDVGSPMLSMHSIREMAAASDIADMIRVLSRLFS; encoded by the coding sequence ATGAGTTCGACCGACGCCGGCGCCACCGCTCAGGACCTCCTCTCCTATATCGATGCTTCCCCCACGCCGTACCACGCGGTGCGAGAGACGGCCCGCCGCCTCTCGCAGCAGGGCTACCGCGCGCTCGACGAGGGCGAGCCGTGGGCGCTCCAGCCCGGGGACCGGGTGTTCATCACCCGCGGGGGCACGAGCATCGCCGCGTTCCACCTGGGCACCCAGCCCGTGGACCGCGCCGGGTTCCGGCTGGTGGGCTCGCACACGGACTCGCCCAACCTGCGCCTCAAGCCCAACGCGGCCGTGGCGCGCAATGGCTACCACCAGCTCGGCGTGGAGGTGTACGGCGGCGTGCTGCTGAGCACCTGGATGGACCGGGACTTGTCCCTGGCCGGGCGGGTGCTCCTGCACGCGGGGGGCAAGCCCCAGCCGCACCTGGTGGACTTCCGCAGGCCGCTGCTGCGCGTGCCCAACCTGGCCATCCACCTCAACCGGACCGTCAACAGCGAGGGGCTCAAGCTCAACGCCCAGGAGCACCTGGTGCCGGTGCTCGGCCTGGAGCGCCACGGCCCGGTGGAGCTGCGGGCCCTGCTCGTGGCGGAGCTGGCGCGCGCGAGCGTGCGCGCGGAGGTGGGAGACATCCTCGGCTATGATTTGTGTCTCTACGATACACAGCCCTCGACGCGCTCGGGGGCCCAGGGCGAGTTCGTCCACGCGCCGCGCCTGGACAACCTGGCCAGTTGTTATTCGGGGCTCTCCGCGCTGCTCGCCATGAACGGGGCCGCCGAGGCCACCTGCGGCATCGTCCTGTATGACCACGAGGAGGTGGGCAGCCGCAGCGCCCAGGGCGCCGATGGCTCCTTCCTGCGCGACTGCCTGCAGCGGCTCGTGCTGGGCCTCGGCGATGGCCGGCCGGATGCCATCCACCGCGCCATCCACCACTCCTACCTGGTGTCCTCGGACATGGCGCACGCGGTGCACCCCAACTACGCCTCGATGCACGAGCCGAAGCACCAGCCGCTCATGGGCGGCGGGCCTGTCATCAAGTCGAACGTGAATCAGTCCTACGCCACGGACGGTGAGTCGTGGGCGCAGTTCGCGGCGCTGTGCCGGGACGCGGGGGTGGCCTCGCAGCACTTCGTCACGCGCACGGACCTGGGGTGCGGCAGCACCATCGGGCCCATCACCGCCTCGGTGCTGGGCATGCGCACGGTGGACGTGGGCAGCCCCATGCTGTCCATGCACTCCATCCGCGAGATGGCCGCGGCCTCGGATATCGCGGACATGATTCGCGTGCTCTCGCGCCTCTTTTCCTGA
- a CDS encoding acyl-CoA dehydrogenase family protein, whose product MDDLLRFLLTAPLPTAPLESVEDWWPRHHGIAARFPVAVDMAFAGGFLSDRLAFAFASGYQAALRALWPGLPADRRAALCATEAGGGHPAAIQTRLVPGEGGGPGRLTGEKLFVTLGTAADVLLVVASEGQDAQGRNRLRVVKVDARREGIQLQALPPLPFAPELPHAAVQLESVAVLPGEVLPGDGYANYLKPFRTVEDCHVQAAWLGWLLQVARRADWPGPVRDEVLAVAVAIRALALADPTSEAVHVALGGVLDLSQRLQEGLERWWPSVDAATRERWERDRKLLTVAGKARAKRREVAQQRLGGGAGEAQ is encoded by the coding sequence ATGGATGACCTTCTGCGCTTCCTGCTCACCGCGCCGCTGCCCACGGCGCCCCTGGAATCCGTCGAGGACTGGTGGCCCCGGCACCACGGCATCGCCGCGCGCTTCCCCGTGGCGGTGGACATGGCGTTCGCGGGGGGCTTCCTGTCGGACCGGCTCGCGTTCGCCTTTGCCTCGGGCTACCAGGCGGCCCTAAGGGCCCTGTGGCCCGGGCTGCCGGCGGATCGCCGCGCGGCGCTCTGTGCCACGGAGGCGGGAGGGGGCCACCCGGCGGCGATCCAGACCCGCCTGGTGCCGGGCGAGGGGGGAGGGCCGGGGCGCCTGACGGGGGAGAAGCTGTTCGTCACCCTGGGCACCGCGGCGGACGTGCTCCTCGTGGTGGCCAGCGAGGGCCAGGACGCGCAGGGCCGCAACCGGCTGCGGGTGGTGAAGGTGGACGCGCGGCGCGAGGGGATCCAGCTCCAGGCCTTGCCGCCGCTGCCCTTCGCCCCGGAGCTGCCCCACGCGGCGGTCCAGCTGGAGTCCGTGGCGGTGCTCCCCGGCGAGGTGTTGCCCGGGGATGGCTACGCGAACTACCTCAAGCCCTTCCGCACGGTGGAGGACTGCCACGTGCAAGCCGCCTGGCTCGGGTGGCTGCTCCAGGTGGCCCGCCGCGCGGACTGGCCCGGGCCCGTGCGGGACGAGGTGCTCGCCGTGGCGGTGGCGATCCGGGCGCTGGCCCTGGCGGACCCCACCTCCGAGGCCGTCCACGTGGCGCTCGGCGGGGTGCTCGACCTGAGCCAGCGGCTCCAGGAGGGACTGGAGCGCTGGTGGCCCTCCGTGGACGCCGCCACCCGCGAGCGCTGGGAGCGGGACCGGAAGCTGCTCACCGTCGCGGGCAAGGCCCGCGCGAAGCGGCGCGAGGTGGCCCAGCAACGGCTCGGGGGCGGGGCAGGGGAGGCTCAGTAG
- a CDS encoding TolC family protein: MTLEEAIERALKQNPQVVQAAGSIRNARASERSAFGAYLPSLSASANGTLSSSDRLNPDTGTIVSGSNDSYSAGLSASWDVFTGGRRSAARQQAQAEFQSAEAQLTTQRFNVSLSVQSAFFEALRADELMAVTRSRIELAQQGIAAAERRLAVGSATRSDVLRAQLELNTARGTLLQQESQRYAAALSLGRLTGLEQPVAPSTATPIQPVPLTVSREELVNVLLAKAPSVRSAEAAVASAEAGIRSAKAQYLPSVGLSAGYNWFNEDIAITGGRTSWSVRLGLSYPLFDGFVRDEGKVRARTQAEVAQSQLADAQHAVRTETERVLNQLQLAEERVVLSRQAVEVAQEDLRVQQERYRLGATTILELLTSQTALIEAQNNLVGLRFDYQQSRAELESIAGRKL, from the coding sequence ATGACGCTGGAGGAGGCGATCGAGCGGGCGCTCAAGCAGAACCCGCAGGTCGTCCAGGCGGCGGGCTCCATCCGCAACGCCCGGGCCTCCGAGCGAAGCGCCTTCGGCGCCTACCTGCCCAGCCTGTCCGCGAGCGCCAACGGCACGCTCTCCAGCAGTGATCGCCTCAACCCCGACACGGGCACCATCGTCTCGGGCTCCAATGACTCCTACAGCGCGGGGCTGTCCGCCTCGTGGGACGTGTTCACCGGCGGCCGGCGCAGCGCCGCGCGGCAGCAGGCCCAGGCGGAGTTCCAGTCCGCGGAGGCCCAGCTCACCACCCAGCGCTTCAACGTGTCGCTCTCCGTCCAGAGCGCCTTCTTCGAGGCCCTGCGCGCCGATGAGCTGATGGCGGTGACGCGCTCGCGCATCGAGCTGGCCCAGCAGGGCATCGCCGCCGCCGAGCGCCGGCTGGCCGTCGGCTCGGCGACCCGCTCCGATGTGCTCCGGGCCCAGCTCGAGCTCAACACCGCGCGCGGCACCCTGCTCCAGCAGGAGAGCCAGCGCTACGCGGCGGCCCTGAGCCTGGGCCGGCTCACGGGGCTGGAGCAGCCGGTGGCCCCCTCCACGGCCACCCCCATCCAGCCCGTGCCGCTCACCGTCTCGCGCGAGGAGCTGGTCAACGTCCTGCTGGCGAAGGCTCCTTCCGTGCGGTCCGCGGAAGCCGCCGTCGCCTCCGCGGAGGCGGGCATCCGCTCGGCGAAGGCCCAGTACCTGCCCTCGGTGGGCCTGTCCGCGGGCTACAACTGGTTCAACGAGGACATCGCGATCACGGGGGGCCGGACGAGCTGGTCCGTGCGGCTGGGCCTCTCCTACCCCCTCTTCGATGGCTTCGTGCGGGACGAGGGCAAGGTGCGCGCGCGGACGCAGGCGGAGGTGGCCCAGTCCCAGCTCGCGGATGCCCAGCACGCGGTGCGCACCGAGACCGAGCGCGTGCTCAACCAGCTCCAGCTCGCCGAGGAGCGCGTCGTGCTGTCCCGGCAAGCGGTGGAGGTGGCCCAGGAGGACCTGCGCGTCCAGCAGGAGCGCTACCGCCTGGGCGCCACCACCATCCTGGAGCTGCTCACCTCGCAGACGGCCCTCATCGAGGCCCAGAACAACCTCGTGGGCCTGCGCTTCGACTACCAGCAGTCCCGCGCGGAGCTCGAGTCCATCGCCGGGAGGAAGCTGTGA
- a CDS encoding ABC transporter ATP-binding protein, with protein MSAPDTANAPPSGGRPLEDVVIRVEALSKNYRVGSETVHALRGVNLEIRRNEYVAVMGPSGSGKSTFMNLIGCLDVPSGGQYWLNGQPVAGMDESQLARIRNREIGFVFQSFNLLPRASALDNVALPLVYSGVKKRIRRERAAMMLDRVGLGARKDHRPNELSGGQRQRVAIARALVTQPALLLADEPTGALDSKTGEEIMALFGELHTQGQTLMLVTHEPDIAEHAKRILYLKDGVIERDNRRTQ; from the coding sequence GTGAGCGCCCCGGACACGGCGAACGCGCCCCCCTCGGGCGGACGGCCCCTGGAGGACGTGGTCATCCGAGTGGAGGCCCTGAGCAAGAACTACCGGGTGGGCTCGGAGACGGTGCACGCCCTGCGGGGGGTGAACCTGGAAATCCGGCGCAATGAATATGTGGCCGTCATGGGCCCGTCTGGCTCGGGCAAGTCCACCTTCATGAACCTCATCGGCTGCCTCGACGTCCCCAGCGGAGGCCAGTACTGGCTCAACGGCCAGCCGGTGGCCGGCATGGACGAGTCCCAGCTGGCGCGGATCCGCAACCGGGAGATCGGCTTCGTCTTCCAGAGCTTCAACCTGCTGCCGCGCGCCAGCGCGCTGGACAACGTGGCGCTGCCGCTCGTGTACTCGGGCGTGAAGAAGCGCATCCGGCGCGAGCGCGCCGCGATGATGCTGGACCGGGTGGGGCTGGGGGCCCGCAAGGACCACCGCCCCAACGAGCTGTCCGGAGGCCAGCGCCAGCGCGTGGCCATTGCCCGCGCGCTCGTCACCCAGCCGGCCTTGCTGCTGGCGGACGAGCCCACGGGCGCGCTCGACAGCAAGACGGGAGAAGAGATCATGGCCCTCTTCGGAGAGCTGCACACCCAGGGGCAGACCCTCATGCTGGTCACCCACGAGCCGGACATCGCGGAACACGCCAAGCGCATCCTCTATCTCAAGGATGGCGTCATCGAACGGGACAACCGGAGGACGCAGTGA
- a CDS encoding efflux RND transporter periplasmic adaptor subunit — protein sequence MSALKKVILAVAVLALVGAGVYFVRSRSPKPAPGSTLPTTVAERRNLEVVAEASGLLEPIRVVEVKSKASGEVLRVLFETGQRAEQGALLAEIDPRDVQNALTQAEADLESARVALSTVTAQRERMEALRASGVVTQQEYEAAINSAATARATQVRTQTNLQLARERRQDVTIRAPIGGTILSRSVEPGQIIASATSNVSGGTTLFTMADLSEMQVRAKIDETDIGKIYPNQTARVTLEAYPGRTFSGNVVKVEPQAVVEQNVTLFPVLIRLKNPEGLLKPGMNAEVAIEISSRRNVVTVPTTSVVEGRQAAATATLLGLDPAAVRAELQGGRPRGEPPPPDADAAPDGGSPGERLAAGGSPAEGGAADGGTAPSGRGGGRQRGTGDTRFGVVFLQEPGGLRARRVTLGLSDWEYTEVVSGLEGGEQVLQVSAAQMQQQQQKDLDRFRQRAGGVIPGSGGGGARGGGPR from the coding sequence GTGAGCGCGTTGAAGAAGGTCATCCTTGCCGTCGCGGTGCTCGCCCTGGTGGGCGCGGGCGTGTACTTCGTCCGGAGCCGCTCGCCCAAGCCCGCCCCGGGCAGCACCCTGCCCACCACGGTGGCCGAGCGCCGGAACCTGGAGGTGGTCGCCGAGGCCTCCGGGCTCCTGGAGCCCATCCGCGTGGTGGAGGTGAAGTCCAAGGCCTCTGGCGAGGTGCTCCGCGTCCTCTTCGAGACGGGCCAGCGCGCGGAGCAAGGCGCGCTCCTCGCCGAGATCGATCCCCGCGACGTGCAGAACGCCCTGACGCAGGCGGAGGCGGACCTGGAGTCGGCCCGGGTGGCGCTGTCCACCGTGACGGCCCAGCGGGAGCGGATGGAGGCCCTGCGCGCCTCGGGCGTCGTCACCCAGCAGGAGTACGAGGCGGCGATCAACTCGGCGGCCACCGCGCGCGCCACCCAGGTCCGCACCCAGACCAACCTCCAGCTGGCCCGGGAGCGCCGGCAGGACGTGACGATCCGCGCCCCCATCGGCGGCACCATCCTGTCGCGCAGCGTGGAGCCCGGACAGATCATCGCCTCGGCGACCTCCAACGTGTCCGGCGGCACGACGCTCTTCACCATGGCGGACCTGTCGGAGATGCAGGTGCGCGCGAAGATCGACGAGACGGACATCGGGAAGATCTACCCCAACCAGACCGCCCGGGTGACGCTGGAGGCCTATCCGGGCCGCACCTTCTCGGGCAACGTGGTGAAGGTCGAGCCGCAGGCGGTGGTGGAGCAGAACGTCACCCTGTTCCCGGTGCTCATCCGCCTGAAGAACCCCGAGGGGCTGCTCAAGCCCGGCATGAACGCCGAGGTAGCCATCGAGATCTCCAGCCGCCGCAACGTCGTGACCGTGCCCACCACCTCCGTGGTGGAGGGCCGGCAGGCGGCGGCCACGGCCACCCTGCTGGGCCTGGACCCCGCGGCGGTGCGCGCGGAGCTTCAGGGCGGCCGTCCCCGCGGCGAGCCCCCTCCCCCGGACGCGGACGCGGCCCCGGATGGGGGCTCGCCGGGTGAGCGCCTGGCGGCCGGTGGGAGCCCGGCGGAAGGCGGCGCGGCGGACGGCGGCACGGCCCCCTCGGGCCGGGGCGGCGGACGGCAGCGGGGAACGGGGGACACGCGCTTCGGCGTCGTCTTCCTCCAGGAGCCCGGGGGGCTGCGCGCCCGGCGGGTCACCCTGGGCCTGAGCGACTGGGAGTACACGGAGGTGGTCAGCGGCCTGGAGGGCGGCGAGCAGGTGCTCCAGGTCTCCGCGGCCCAGATGCAGCAGCAGCAGCAGAAGGACCTGGACCGGTTCCGGCAACGGGCCGGCGGGGTGATTCCGGGCTCGGGCGGCGGTGGCGCTCGCGGCGGCGGACCGAGGTGA
- a CDS encoding ABC transporter permease: MLILEILLVAIDAVIANKLRSLLTMLGVVIGIAAVITMVALGEGAQRSVQARLGTLGANVLTVRPGQSFAGGLGRGQAMLSVEDAEALRANPRAIVAVSPELEGRIQVQYSASNANLSILGSWPTYFTVNNNQLESGRLFTEQEDKGRRRVAVLGSLVGSQLGGVSSASLIGQTIRIGGVPFEVIGVLKEKGSQGFSNPDESLYIPLSTAQLRVLGTDRVRSIAVQAASEGQMSEAMAEIDQVLRREHRIRPGQDADFNIRDQASLLSTIQETTKTFTLLLAGIAAISLLVGGIGIMNIMLVSVTERTREIGLRKALGARPNDILFQFLIESLVLCLAGGALGLLLGVGGSYALKQLAGWDTAVAPESVVLAFAFSGGVGVFFGIWPARRAANLTPIESLRYE; the protein is encoded by the coding sequence ATGCTGATCCTGGAGATCCTCCTCGTCGCCATCGACGCGGTCATCGCCAACAAGCTGCGCTCCCTGCTGACCATGCTGGGAGTGGTCATCGGCATCGCGGCGGTCATCACCATGGTGGCGCTGGGCGAGGGCGCCCAGCGCTCGGTCCAGGCCCGGTTGGGCACGCTCGGGGCCAACGTGCTCACCGTGCGGCCCGGACAGTCGTTCGCCGGCGGCCTGGGGCGCGGCCAGGCCATGCTCTCGGTGGAGGACGCCGAGGCGCTGCGGGCCAACCCCCGGGCCATCGTGGCCGTCTCGCCGGAGCTGGAGGGGCGCATCCAGGTCCAGTACAGCGCGAGCAACGCCAACCTGTCCATCCTGGGCTCGTGGCCCACCTACTTCACGGTCAACAACAACCAGTTGGAGAGCGGGCGGCTCTTCACGGAGCAGGAGGACAAGGGGCGGCGCCGGGTGGCGGTGCTGGGCTCCCTGGTCGGCTCGCAGCTGGGCGGGGTCTCCTCCGCCTCGCTCATCGGGCAGACGATCCGCATTGGCGGCGTGCCCTTCGAGGTCATTGGCGTGCTGAAGGAAAAGGGCTCCCAGGGCTTCTCCAACCCGGACGAGAGCCTTTACATCCCCCTGTCCACCGCGCAGCTGCGCGTGCTGGGCACCGACCGCGTGCGCTCCATCGCCGTGCAGGCCGCGAGCGAGGGGCAGATGAGCGAGGCCATGGCGGAGATCGACCAGGTGCTCCGCCGCGAGCACCGGATCCGCCCCGGCCAGGACGCCGACTTCAACATCCGGGATCAAGCCTCGCTGCTGAGCACCATCCAGGAGACGACGAAGACGTTCACCCTGCTGCTGGCGGGCATCGCGGCCATCTCCCTGCTGGTGGGGGGCATCGGCATCATGAACATCATGCTCGTGTCGGTGACGGAGCGGACGCGGGAGATCGGCCTGCGCAAGGCGCTGGGCGCCCGGCCCAACGACATCCTGTTCCAGTTCCTCATCGAGTCGCTGGTGCTCTGCCTCGCGGGCGGGGCGCTGGGGCTGCTCCTGGGGGTGGGCGGCTCCTACGCGCTCAAGCAGCTGGCCGGGTGGGACACGGCCGTGGCCCCCGAGTCCGTGGTGCTGGCCTTCGCCTTTTCGGGGGGCGTGGGCGTGTTCTTCGGCATCTGGCCCGCCCGGCGTGCGGCGAACCTCACGCCGATCGAGTCGCTCCGGTACGAGTAG
- a CDS encoding SET domain-containing protein: MTDSTPKKKRSSSKTAGAGSPPPFELRDSPIQGRGAFATRRIRKGARITEYLGEHISQEEADARYDDEAMDRHHTFLFNLDDDTVVDGAVNGNDARFINHSCDPNCQAFIEEENRIFIYALRDIAADEELCYDYAYERTEGMDEDSEGLYVCRCGTKKCRGTILAPPKPPGKPRAVKKAAKRTQKRKTKEPTPRGPKSPRSRRTPGKGAGGRKRA; encoded by the coding sequence ATGACCGACTCCACTCCGAAGAAGAAGCGAAGCTCCTCCAAGACCGCCGGTGCCGGGAGTCCTCCTCCCTTCGAGTTGCGCGACTCGCCCATCCAGGGCCGGGGCGCGTTCGCCACCCGGCGCATCCGCAAGGGCGCGCGCATCACCGAGTACCTGGGCGAGCACATCTCCCAGGAAGAGGCGGATGCGCGCTACGACGACGAGGCGATGGACCGCCACCACACCTTCCTCTTCAACCTGGATGACGACACGGTGGTGGATGGGGCGGTGAACGGCAACGACGCGCGCTTCATCAACCACAGCTGCGATCCCAACTGCCAGGCGTTCATCGAGGAGGAGAACCGCATCTTCATCTACGCCCTGCGCGACATCGCCGCGGACGAGGAGCTCTGTTACGACTACGCCTACGAGCGCACCGAGGGCATGGACGAGGACTCGGAGGGGCTGTACGTCTGCCGCTGTGGCACGAAGAAGTGCCGGGGCACCATCCTGGCCCCGCCCAAGCCGCCCGGGAAGCCCCGGGCGGTGAAGAAGGCCGCCAAGCGCACCCAGAAGCGCAAGACGAAGGAGCCCACCCCCCGCGGGCCCAAGAGCCCCCGCAGCCGGCGCACCCCGGGCAAGGGCGCCGGGGGCCGCAAGCGGGCGTAG